In the Panulirus ornatus isolate Po-2019 chromosome 45, ASM3632096v1, whole genome shotgun sequence genome, one interval contains:
- the LOC139762980 gene encoding uncharacterized protein isoform X24 — MGEGFLDDNVDVSSLQENIVTLGGYQNITGLIEEYDAVFEGYKREGIIEEVPEGEMNSPYPTFYLPHHPVVREVSTTSKVRPVFDASAVSYNGVSLNHCLEVGPPLNPQLVEVLMRFRRWKVALTGDITKAFLQINVRKEDRDVYRFLWNYNGDIRIMRFTRVPFGNKSSPFLLNATVKHHLKSFPDSEVIAELKDNLYVDDWLSGADSTEEAFAKFDEARSVLSKASMTLSKWSSNCNALKDRFNDYLEPSKHAETKILCLQWCLTRDRFSFDCLELKDLEVASTKRAVLSVISKLFDPLGLLCPIIMMAKIMFQDIWRLGLSWDEILPTELQHRFQKWVQNIKVLNTWQVNRCYFPELVWNKLQNVELHAFGDASEKGYGACVYLRVPDNDGSFKVILVLAKGRVAPIKKLSVPRLELMGARLSVFVKTSLHLIDVQIYCWTDSKVALSWIKGKGDPNRWKTCSE, encoded by the exons ATGGGAGAGGGTTTCCTAGATGACAATGTGGATGTTTCATCACTGCAAGAGAATATAGTTACTCTGGGTGGCTACCAAAACATCACTGGACTGATC gaggagtatgatgccgtatttgagggttacaaacgggaaggcatcattgaagaggtacctgagggtgagatgaacagcccataccccacattctaccttcctcatcatcctgtcgtcagggaagtcagcaccacaagtaaagtaagaccagtctttgacgcatctgctgtgagctataatggagtctcattaaatcactgtcttgaggtgggtccccctcttaacccacagttggtagaggtacttatgaggttcagaaggtggaaggttgccttaactggtgatatcactaaagctttcctccagattaatgtaaggaaagaagacagggacgtgtatagatttctttggaactataatggtgacattcggataatgagatttactagagttccatttggtaataaaagtagtccatttctgttgaacgcaactgttaaacatcatcttaaaagctttcccgattctgaagttattgcagagctaaaggataacctatatgtggatgactggttgtcaggagctgacagtacagaggaagcctttgctaagtttgatgaggcacggtcagttctatccaaggccagtatgacactttcaaagtggagctcgaactgcaatgccttaaaagacagatttaatgactacttagagcccagcaagcatgcagagacaaagattctttgtttacagtggtgtttgactagagatagattttcatttgattgtttagaattgaaggatcttgaggtagcatccacaaagagagctgttctcagtgtcatcagtaaattatttgatcctcttggccttctatgcccaataatcatgatggcaaaaattatgttccaagatatttggagacttggactttcttgggatgagatcttgcctacagaattgcaacaccggtttcagaagtgggttcaaaatataaaagttcttaacacatggcaagttaatcgttgttactttccagaacttgtatggaacaagctacaaaatgtagaactgcatgcctttggagatgcttccgagaaggggtatggtgcctgtgtatacttgagagttcctgataatgacgggtcatttaaggtaatcttagttctagccaaaggaagggtagcacctatcaagaaattgtcggtgccgaggttggaattaatgggtgctaggctatctgtatttgtgaagacttccctacacttaattgatgtacaaatttactgctggactgattcgaaagtagcattgtcatggataaagggaaagggagaccctaatagatggaagacttgtagcgaatag